DNA sequence from the Deinococcus depolymerans genome:
CCAGGTCTGGAGCTGCGTGCCGCCCAGCACCTCACCGTCCGCAGAGACGAGCAGCTGCCGGCGCAGCAGGTCGGTGGCCGGGCGGCGGGCGTCGGCGGCCAGCAGGTCCTCGCCGCTTCCGGCGCGGCCCAGCGCCGCGAGTTGCAGGGCGGCGAAGGCGTCCGCGTCGGCCGGGGTGAAGGGGCGCAGGTGCGTCACGCGAGGGCCTTCACGAGCTGCCGGATGGCCCCCAGGTGGTAGGCGACGTGCGCGGCCGCGCCGCTCAGGCCGCCGGTCGCGTCGCCCGTGACGGGCTGGTCGCGCTGCGTGTTCACGAAGGCCACCAGTCCCTCGTAGGCGGCCCGGACGCGGGCGCGCAGGGCGTCCCATTCCAATGGCGTGACCTGTGCGGGCTGGAAGCTGCCCTGCCAGTCGAAGGGACCGCGTTCGCCCCCCTCCCAGCGCACCACGACCTCCATGTGAAACGCCGTGTGCCGAGCCTGTCCGGCCACGGTCGCGCCGTGAATGTCGCGGCTGGCCTGCGCGGCGCTCAGGGCGTCCAGGGTGGCCAGCAGGCCGTGGTTGCCCGTGCCGTCGGCGTTCGTGCCGTCCAGGAAGGCGGTGCCCTGGCCGGGCCGTCCGCCTTCCACGGCCTCGCGCAGGATGTCCAGAATGCCGTCCAGGGGGTGCTGCGGGGTGTCGGTCATGGCGTTCAGCGTACCGGTCCGGCCCCGGCCGGGGGATACGCCACCTGACCCCTGGAAACCCCGCGTGGACTCTGGTAGTGTGGTGAGTTGCGCTGCCCGGCGAGGCCTGACCCTGTCAGGAAACCCTGCCTGCGAGCGGCGACAAGGGAGGTGAATTATGAACCAGTACGACCTGAACCTGATCCTGAACCCCAACCTCAGCGCCGAGCAGGTGAGCATCGAGAAGGAATACATCGAGAACACCGTGAAGAACGCCGGGAGCGAGATCGCTGGCCTCGACGAGCTCGGCAACCGCCGCCTCGCCTACGCCGTGAACAAGGACCGCGAGGGCTACTACCTGATGTACACCATCAAGGGCAGCGGCAACCCGGAGAAGGACATCGCTTCCACGCTGCGTCTGCGTGACCACGTGCGCCGCGTCCTGGTGGTCAAGGACCGCCCGGAATGGAAGACCAAGAAGGCCTGATCCTTTTACGCCATTGACGTAACGGGATCGGCTTTGTTACAGTACGGTCAACCCGCAAGGGCCCCACGCCAGCAATCCACCAAGCCCCCAGTACGAACCCCAGGAACCCGACGTTCCGGGATTCAGCCAGCAGCAAAGGAGACCCAGTCATGGCCCGAGGCATGAACCACGTTTACCTGATCGGCGCACTCGCCCGCGACCCCGAACTGCGCTACACCCCCAACGGGACCGCCGTGTTCGAGGCCACCGTGGCCGGAGAAGACCACATCGTCGGCAACGACGGACGTGAACGCAAACTCCCCTGGTATCACCGCGTGTCCATTCTCGGCAAACCCGCCGAGTGGCAGGCCGAACGAAACCTGAAAGGCGGCGACGCCGTGATGGTCGAAGGCAGCCTGGAATACAGCCAGTGGGAAGCGCCCGAAGGCGGCAAACGCAGCATGGTGCGCGTCAAGTCGCTCCGCATGGAGCAGCTCGGCTACGCCCCGGAACTCGTGCAGGACGCCGGAGGCGGCGTACGCATGGGCAGCGGTATGAACGAAGTGATTCTCATCGGGAACGTCACCCGTGACCCCGAACTGCGCTACACCCCCGCCGGCGACGCCGTGCTCGGACTCGGCCTGGCCGTGAACGAGACCTGGAACGACCGTCAGGGACAGAAGCAGGAGAAAACCCACTGGATTGATGTCACGCTGTGGCGTGAACTGGCCGAGAGCATGAAAGAACTCCGCAAGGGGGACCCCGTGCTCGTGCAGGGAAGACTGGTCAACGAAGCGTGGACCGACCGCGACGGTAACAAACGCAACTCCACCAAAGTAGAGGCGACGCGAGTCGAAGCCCTGTCCCGAGGCGCAGGAACCGGTAACCCTGCAGCCACCCCCGCCGGACCTCGCACGCAGACCGCGAGCAGTGCGGCGCGCCCCCAGCAGAGCGGCTACGCTCCCAGCCGGGCGGCGAACACGGGGACCCGTTCGGGCGGCTTAGATATTGACCAAGGTCTCGACGATTTCCCACCGGAAGAAGAAGACCTGCCGTTCTGACCCCACCCCCGCAAGGGGCCTTTCCCGGGCGTGAGAACGCAGATTTAAGGACACCAACATGACCCAATCCAGCAACGCCGAGCGCAAACCGCGCGGCAAGGGACCCAAGCGTCCCCGCAAGCCGAAGGTCGATCCTTTCTCCATCGGAGAACTGGAGATCACCGATTACAAAGACGTGAAGATGCTGCGCCGTTTCGTCAGTGACACGGGCAAGATCCTCCCTCGCCGCCGCACGGGCCTCTCGGCCAAGCACCAGCGCCGCATTGCGCAGACGATCAAGATCGCCCGCCAGCTGGCCCTGCTGCCCTACACCGAGAAGCTCGTCCGGAAATAAGGAGAATACGCATGCAAGTGATTCTTCTTGAACCCGGCAAGCTCGGCAAGACCGGCGACATCGTGAACGTCAAGGACGGCTACGCCCGTAACTGGCTGATCCCCCAGGGCATCGTCGCCCCTGCCACCAGCAGCAACATGAAAAGCCTCGAAGCGCGCGTCCGTGCCCGCCAGAAGATCCTGGCCCAGGAAAAGGCCGCCGCTGAAGACCTCGCCAGCCGCCTGAACGGCGTCGCCGTTGAACTCAGCGTGCGCGCCGGCGAAGGCAAGATCTACGGCGCCGTGACCCACGCCGACGTGGCCGGCAGCCTGGACAAGCTGGGCTTCGACGTGGACAAGCGCAAGATCGACATGCCGAAGACCGTCAAGGAAATCGGCGAGTACGA
Encoded proteins:
- the rpsR gene encoding 30S ribosomal protein S18 produces the protein MTQSSNAERKPRGKGPKRPRKPKVDPFSIGELEITDYKDVKMLRRFVSDTGKILPRRRTGLSAKHQRRIAQTIKIARQLALLPYTEKLVRK
- the rpsF gene encoding 30S ribosomal protein S6, giving the protein MNQYDLNLILNPNLSAEQVSIEKEYIENTVKNAGSEIAGLDELGNRRLAYAVNKDREGYYLMYTIKGSGNPEKDIASTLRLRDHVRRVLVVKDRPEWKTKKA
- a CDS encoding single-stranded DNA-binding protein, which translates into the protein MARGMNHVYLIGALARDPELRYTPNGTAVFEATVAGEDHIVGNDGRERKLPWYHRVSILGKPAEWQAERNLKGGDAVMVEGSLEYSQWEAPEGGKRSMVRVKSLRMEQLGYAPELVQDAGGGVRMGSGMNEVILIGNVTRDPELRYTPAGDAVLGLGLAVNETWNDRQGQKQEKTHWIDVTLWRELAESMKELRKGDPVLVQGRLVNEAWTDRDGNKRNSTKVEATRVEALSRGAGTGNPAATPAGPRTQTASSAARPQQSGYAPSRAANTGTRSGGLDIDQGLDDFPPEEEDLPF
- the rplI gene encoding 50S ribosomal protein L9 codes for the protein MQVILLEPGKLGKTGDIVNVKDGYARNWLIPQGIVAPATSSNMKSLEARVRARQKILAQEKAAAEDLASRLNGVAVELSVRAGEGKIYGAVTHADVAGSLDKLGFDVDKRKIDMPKTVKEIGEYDIAYRAHPEVTIPMKLVVHAAK
- a CDS encoding DinB family protein yields the protein MTDTPQHPLDGILDILREAVEGGRPGQGTAFLDGTNADGTGNHGLLATLDALSAAQASRDIHGATVAGQARHTAFHMEVVVRWEGGERGPFDWQGSFQPAQVTPLEWDALRARVRAAYEGLVAFVNTQRDQPVTGDATGGLSGAAAHVAYHLGAIRQLVKALA